One Cucurbita pepo subsp. pepo cultivar mu-cu-16 chromosome LG07, ASM280686v2, whole genome shotgun sequence genomic region harbors:
- the LOC111798316 gene encoding CASP-like protein 2C1, producing the protein MGFWDQRTEGILRSFAIIGLVLTVLLLGFDKQTTQIFHIDKKASFRSLHAFVVIMYVDSLAAAYNILQICKCWISAQPKGTSKLGSGSHICLFWASFLLDQAVAYLVFAANTAGMEAALLAVTGAHDFQWMKLCNRFERFCYQVGGAFLCGYGAFFAMCAICVISSFNLFRHYSPNLFFRLKSNE; encoded by the exons ATGGGGTTTTGGGATCAAAGAACTGAAGGGATTCTCAGATCCTTTGCGATCATTGGCTTGGTTTTAACTGttcttttgttgggttttgatAAGCAAACTACCCAAATCTTTCATATTGACAAGAAGGCCTCTTTCAGAAGTTTGCATGCTTTTGT AGTGATTATGTATGTGGACTCCCTAGCAGCTGCCTACAACATTCTTCAAATTTGCAAATGTTGGATTTCAGCTCAGCCAAAAGGAACATCCAAATTAGGGAGTGGTTCTCATATATGCCTATTTTGGGCTTCTTTCTTGCTTGACCAG GCAGTGGCGTACCTCGTATTTGCCGCAAACACGGCGGGGATGGAGGCGGCGCTTCTGGCGGTGACCGGCGCACATGACTTTCAATGGATGAAGCTCTGCAACAGATTCGAGAGATTCTGCTACCAAGTCGGCGGAGCTTTTCTTTGTGGCTATGGAGCTTTTTTTGCAATGTGTGCCATTTGCGTTATCTCTTCTTTCAACTTGTTTAGGCATTATTCACCAAACCTTTTCTTTCGACTAAAATCCAACGAGTGA
- the LOC111798856 gene encoding probable xyloglucan endotransglucosylase/hydrolase protein 23, translating to MKHELSSSYSTSSSNTLARLLFAYILLCSWHASYGNDLSTSIDISWGDGRGKMVNNNELVILSLDNYSGSGFQSKNEYSYAKLGMEMKLVAGNSAGTVTTLFLSSQGDYHDEIDIEFLGNTSGNPYVLHTNVFSQGVGNREMQFYPWFDPTTDFHTYTILWNHRHIVFYLDEIPIREFKNYQDKGVPYPQYQAMRLYASLWDADTWATRGGLEKKDWNQAPFKAYYQNMSEDGCFWLNGYSSCTPTSNSWLWGNFDYEYAKKGQMKWAQHNFMIYNYCQDSKRFPQAFPLECYLSNS from the exons ATGAAACATGAattatcttcttcttattcGACGTCGTCGTCAAATACTTTGGCACGCCTTCTATTTGCTTACATTTTGTTGTGTTCGTGGCATGCTTCGTATGGCAATGACTTATCAACGTCGATCGACATCAGCTGGGGGGACGGGCGAGGCAAGATGGTCAACAATAATGAGCTTGTGATTCTCAGCTTGGATAACTACTCAGGCTCGGGGTTTCAATCGAAGAACGAGTACTCATATGCTAAGCTAGGAATGGAAATGAAGCTTGTTGCTGGGAACTCAGCGGGGACCGTGACTACATTGTTT CTATCTTCACAAGGGGATTACCATGATGAGATAGACATTGAATTCTTGGGAAATACAAGTGGAAATCCTTACGTTCTTCACACCAATGTGTTTAGCCAAGGAGTTGGCAATAGGGAGATGCAATTCTACCCCTGGTTTGATCCTACCACCGATTTTCACACTTACACCATTCTTTGGAATCACCGACACATTGT TTTCTACTTAGATGAGATTCCCATAAGAGAATTCAAGAACTATCAAGATAAAGGAGTCCCATACCCACAATATCAAGCCATGAGACTATATGCAAGTCTATGGGATGCTGATACTTGGGCCACGAGAGGTGGtcttgaaaagaaagattggAACCAAGCTCCCTTCAAGGCTTATTACCAAAACATGAGCGAAGATGGGTGCTTTTGGCTCAATGGATACTCATCTTGCACTCCCACTTCCAACTCATGGCTTTGGGGTAATTTTGATTATGAATATGCAAAGAAAGGCCAAATGAAATGGGCACAACATAACTTCATGATCTATAATTATTGTCAAGATTCCAAGAGATTCCCACAAGCCTTCCCTCTCGAGTGCTACCTCAGCAACTCCTAG
- the LOC111798009 gene encoding xyloglucan endotransglucosylase/hydrolase protein 24-like, with protein sequence MAGSPPLCWVVLVVCLLGFAGAGNLNKELEITWGGGRAKIVNGGRMLTLSLDKGSGSGFQSRNQYLFGKIDMQIKLVAGNSAGTVTTYYLRSEKSKWDEIDFEFLGNLSGEPYIVHTNIYTQGKGDREQQFYLWFDPTADFHTYSFLWNPQTIIFYVDGTPIREFKNMESLGIPFPKRQPMRLQSSLWNADHWATRGGRVKTDWSNAPFTAAYRNMNADRTCIWPSSSCSSSKDHSWLSQRLDSAGHRKLKWVRRNYMVYDYCADSKRFPHGLPPECNV encoded by the exons ATGGCCGGATCTCCGCCGTTGTGTTGGGTGGTTTTGGTGGTTTGTTTGTTGGGCTTTGCCGGAGCTGGTAATTTAAACAAGGAGTTGGAGATCACGTGGGGTGGTGGCCGGGCAAAGATCGTGAATGGCGGGAGGATGCTGACGCTGTCGCTTGATAAAGGCTCCGGCTCCGGCTTCCAGTCGAGGAATCAGTACTTGTTTGGGAAAATTGACATGCAGATTAAGCTGGTCGCCGGCAACTCGGCCGGCACCGTCACAACATATTAC TTACGTTCAGAAAAGTCAAAGTGGGATGAGATAGATTTTGAGTTCCTCGGGAACCTTAGCGGTGAGCCATACATTGTTCATACAAATATATACACTCAAGGGAAAGGTGACAGAGAACAACAATTTTATCTTTGGTTTGATCCAACGGCTGATTTTCACACTTATTCCTTTCTATGGAATCCCCAAACTATCAT ATTCTACGTGGATGGGACTCCCATAAGAGAGTTCAAGAACATGGAATCCCTAGGCATTCCATTCCCCAAAAGGCAGCCAATGAGGCTACAATCAAGCCTTTGGAACGCCGACCACTGGGCCACGAGAGGAGGTCGAGTCAAGACCGATTGGTCTAATGCTCCTTTCACCGCCGCCTACCGAAATATGAACGCCGACCGGACCTGCATTTGGCCCTCCTCCTCTTGCAGCTCCTCAAAAGATCATTCTTGGCTGTCCCAACGGTTAGACTCGGCTGGCCACCGGAAGCTCAAGTGGGTGCGGAGAAACTACATGGTTTATGATTACTGTGCTGATTCCAAAAGGTTCCCTCACGGCCTCCCGCCCGAGTGTAATGTTTAA
- the LOC111798008 gene encoding UBX domain-containing protein 1-like, whose amino-acid sequence MAFLEVKQKLLREIESLGFSRARAARALHVTGNASFEDAMDWIVHHENDPDIDQVPLVAIEIDIESPEPFHITEETKKKANELRDQILKEKKKEEKELEKRREKDRIRSGKELQEAKRMAEGTEWKRYKDSRQAEIQEEKKAREKVLQTLEQNKIERKRDLGLPSEVTRSIAAKAITIGAQEKYEHKSQNSGSMRECLRSLRHHQKDDPEKVRNAFQTLFTYVRNVARNPDEERIRKIPLGNPLFQERVGCLKEGIEFLELCGFQRDGDFLYLPRGKVDRDVLVTAGLLLESAMTNPFFGIL is encoded by the exons ATGGCTTTTCTGGAGGTAAAACAGAAACTCTTACGCGAGATCGAATCTTTAGGATTCTCGAGGGCCCGAGCAGCCCGAGCACTTCATGTTACTG gAAATGCCAGCTTTGAAGATGCGATGGATTGGATCGTTCATCACGAGAACGATCCGGATATTGATCAAGTGCCCCTG GTAGCAATAGAGATCGATATCGAATCTCCCGAACCATTTCATATCACAGAggaaacgaaaaagaaagctaATGAATTAAG GGATCAAAtactgaaagaaaagaaaaaggaagaaaaagagttaGAAAAACGAAGGGAAAAG GATCGAATTCGTTCGGGGAAAGAACTGCAAGAAGCGAAACGAATGGCAGAAGGAACTGAATGGAAACG CTATAAAGATTCTAGACAAGCTGAGATACAGGAGGAGAAAAAAGCAAGAGAAAAGGTTTTACAAACACTAGAACAGAACAAG atagaaagaaaaagggatcTTGGATTGCCCTCTGAAGTAACTAGAAGCATTGCTGCTAAAGCCATCACAATTGGAGCACAGGAAAAGTATGAACATAAATCACAAAATTCAGGCTCTATGAGAGAATGTTTAAGGTCTCTTAGGCACCATCAAAAG GATGATCCTGAAAAAGTGAGAAATGCCTTCCAAACTCTCTTCACTTATGTTAGAAATGTAGCAAGAAATCCTGATGAGGAACGGATTCGGAAGATTCCGCTCGGTAATCCTTTGTTCCAG GAAAGAGTTGGGTGTTTGAAAGAAGGGATCGAGTTTCTCGAACTTTGTGGCTTTCAGAGAGACGGAGACTTTCTCTACCTTCCTCGTGGCAAGGTCGATCGGGACGTTTTAGTCACGGCTGGATTGTTATTGGAATCTGCAATGACAAATCCCTTTTTTGGTATTCTATGA
- the LOC111798954 gene encoding FGGY carbohydrate kinase domain-containing protein, with product MSASRISLSETAPLLGQEQSFQSLPTRFPSSAVGMDSGTDAVIPRQSVFLGVDVGTGSARAGIFDETGKLLGSSSSPIQIWKDGNFIEQSSTDIWHAVCAAVKSACSKANISGEEVKGLGFAATCSLVAVDADGSPVTVSWSGDSRRNVIVWMDHRAVEQAERINSFNSTVLQYCGGSLSPEMQPPKLLWVKENLPDTWSMVFRWMDLSDWLSYRATGDDTRSLCTTVCKWTYLGHAHMSQYNEKDSRDMEACGWDDDFWEEIGLADLVDGHHAKIGRSVAFPGHPLGSGLTPIAAKELGLVAGIPVGTSLIDAHAGGVGVMESVQDSDSKEIDKEMILNRMALVCGTSTCHMAVSRDKLFIPGVWGPFWSAMVPEYWLTEGGQSATGALLDHIIQNHVASPHLANRAASQNISVFDILNKLLEDLMVDLKSPFLAALTEDTHVLPDFHGNRSPISDPKSKGVIYGLTLDTSEQELAILYLATVQAIAYGTRHIVEHCNSHGHKINTLLACGGLAKNSLFIQEHADIIGCPIILPRENESVLLGAAILGAVASRKYSTLQEAMKSLNAAGQVIYPCTEPKVKVYHDAKYRIFGELYKKQLSHRSIMAEALS from the exons ATGTCCGCCAGTAGAATTTCCTTGTCCGAGACTGCTCCATTGCTCGGACAGGAGCAAAGCTTCCAATCCCTTCCTACTCGATTCCCTTCCTCCGCCGTCGGAATGGATTCTGGAACCGACGCCGTCATTCCCCGTCAATCGGTCTTCCTCGGCGTCGACGTTGGCACCGGCAGTGCTCGCGCAG GTATTTTTGACGAGACTGGGAAGCTTTTGGGTTCTTCCAGCAGCCCAATACAAATTTGGAAAGATGGAAATTTTATCGAG CAATCCTCGACAGATATCTGGCATGCAGTCTGTGCAGCGGTGAAATCAGCATGTTCCAAGGCGAACATCTCAGGGGAGGAAGTGAAGGGTCTTGGATTTGCTGCTACCTGCTCACTTG TGGCAGTTGATGCTGATGGTTCACCAGTTACAGTGTCTTGGAGTGGTGATTCAAGAAGAAATGTAATAGTGTGGATGGATCATAGAGCAGTAGAGCAGGCTGAAAGGAtcaattctttcaattcaACTGTTCTACAATACTGTGGTGGATCTCTTTCCCCTGAGATGCAGCCACCGAAG CTTCTCTGGgtgaaagaaaatttaccaGATACATGGTCGATGGTGTTCAGGTGGATGGATTTGAGTGATTGGTTGTCATACAG AGCAACAGGTGATGATACGCGCAGTCTTTGCACCACTGTGTGCAAATGGACCTACCTGGGTCATGCACACATGTCACAGTACAATGAAAAGGATTCTCGAGATATGGAGGCTTGTGGATGGGATGATGATTTCTGGGAGGAAATTGGATTAGCAGATCTTGTTGATGGTCACCATGCCAAAATAG GAAGAAGTGTAGCATTCCCTGGTCACCCCTTGGGCTCTGGTCTGACTCCAATAGCTGCGAAG GAGCTGGGTTTGGTTGCTGGGATCCCTGTTGGTACCTCATTGATTGATGCTCATGCAGGTGGAGTTGGAGTGATGGAAAGTGTGCAAGATTCTGATTCTAAAG AGATTGATAAGGAGATGATATTGAATCGTATGGCATTGGTGTGTGGAACATCTACTTGCCACATGGCTGTCTCAAGGGATAAGCTCTTTATTCCTGGTGTTTGGGGCCCATTTTGGTCAg CTATGGTACCTGAGTATTGGCTCACTGAAGGTGGTCAAAGTGCTACTGGTGCTCTACTTGATCACATAATTCAAAATCATGTTGCCTCTCCTCATCTTGCAAATCGTGCTGCTTCACAAA ATATCTCTGTGTTCGATATTTTGAATAAGTTGTTGGAGGATTTGATGGTTGATCTGAAGAGTCCATTTCTTGCTGCTTTGACTGAAGATACACACGTACTTCCTGATTTTCATGGAAATAG GTCTCCCATTTCGGATCCGAAGTCTAAAGGAGTGATCTATGGCTTAACACTTGACACAAGCGAGCAAGAGCTGGCTATCTTGTACCTTGCCACAGTACAGGCTATTGCATATGGTACACGCCATATTGTGGAGCACTGCAATTCCCATGGTCACAAG ATTAACACTTTACTTGCATGTGGTGGCCTAGCAAAGAATTCATTGTTCATTCAAGAGCACGCCGATATTATTG GTTGTCCTATTATTTTACCCCGGGAAAACGAGTCGGTGCTGTTAGGAGCAGCGATTCTTGGAGCGGTCGCTAGTAGAAAGTATTCTACTCTGCAAGAGGCTATGAAATCCCTGAATGCTGCTGGCCAA GTGATTTATCCGTGTACAGAGCCAAAGGTGAAGGTATACCATGACGCTAAGTACCGTATTTTCGGAGAGCTTTACAAGAAACAGTTGTCTCATCGCTCCATAATGGCAGAAGCTCTGTCTTAG